Proteins encoded by one window of Massilia sp. NR 4-1:
- a CDS encoding LysR family transcriptional regulator, with amino-acid sequence MDRLQSMRVFAKVVEQGSFARAGGALEMSNAVVTRHVADLEQHLGTRLLNRTTRRLSLTETGQHYLDRVRQILSDIDDADALAGAAVKCPQGTLRIYSHLGVGQARLAPLLPRFAALQPNIVLDLTLSDRAVDLVEDGFDVGFFTGLQKIDNSMIARRLATSNVILCASPGYVARRGLPQTPQELSGHDCLNYAYEQVRHSWPVHCGQSEERVPITSKMISNDTEVLRQAALAGMGIVMRSSYTLKDDLVAGRLVRVLEGHCSGKLGIFMVYPSRRFLSAKVRAFTDFIAAQFPDPDADPWLEEI; translated from the coding sequence ATGGACAGGTTGCAATCGATGCGCGTGTTCGCCAAAGTGGTGGAGCAGGGCAGTTTTGCCCGGGCCGGCGGCGCGCTGGAGATGTCGAACGCCGTCGTCACCCGCCATGTCGCCGACCTGGAGCAGCACCTCGGCACGCGCCTCTTGAACCGCACCACGCGCCGGCTCTCGCTGACCGAAACCGGCCAGCATTATCTGGACCGCGTGCGCCAGATCCTGAGCGATATCGACGATGCCGACGCGCTGGCCGGCGCCGCCGTCAAATGTCCGCAAGGCACGTTGCGCATTTACAGCCATCTGGGCGTGGGCCAGGCGCGGCTGGCGCCCCTGCTGCCGCGCTTTGCGGCCTTGCAGCCGAATATTGTGCTGGACCTGACCCTGTCCGACCGCGCCGTCGATCTGGTGGAGGACGGCTTCGACGTCGGCTTCTTCACCGGCCTGCAGAAAATCGACAACTCCATGATCGCGCGCCGCCTGGCCACCTCGAATGTGATCCTGTGCGCCTCGCCCGGCTACGTGGCGCGGCGCGGCCTGCCGCAAACGCCGCAGGAATTAAGCGGGCACGATTGCCTGAACTATGCCTACGAGCAGGTGCGCCATTCCTGGCCCGTGCATTGCGGTCAGTCGGAGGAGCGCGTGCCGATCACCAGCAAGATGATTTCCAACGACACCGAAGTGCTGCGCCAGGCCGCCCTGGCCGGCATGGGCATCGTGATGCGCAGTTCGTATACGCTGAAGGACGATCTGGTGGCCGGCCGCCTGGTGCGCGTGCTGGAGGGGCATTGCTCGGGCAAGCTGGGCATCTTCATGGTGTATCCGAGCCGGCGTTTTTTGTCGGCCAAAGTGCGCGCATTCACCGACTTTATCGCCGCCCAGTTCCCCGATCCGGACGCTGATCCCTGGCTGGAGGAAATCTGA
- a CDS encoding GIN domain-containing protein: protein MKKPIKHPIALSLFVLGLGAASLGQAASDNDLADEKRTVAAFSAIELSGPYRVIVRAQGDNSVELKGQRKQLEQVETLVSGDTLIVRPVKRSGFHLQFGKGADPVTVYIGAASLRSLKAGGSGDVNLEQFQGNALRLDVNGAGDVNASGTVQDLTVHGNGSGDIRIGNLRVGTLNLQLNGAGDAHAGSVSQDLNVEMRGSGDLEVSDVRTNRVNAVLNGPGDLTLRGRSREIRASLSGSGDLEACTLAVESVTAVLKSAGNACVAGSIKKFDAEIHGSGDLEARGLQAQTSRVVMSSAGSMELSGSSGSLNAEVSGSGSLNAQSLQVGRALTRNRGPGNIHLSKVSDSLEAEVRGSGDLIASPDCSSAKVTMSGPGGVTLNGRVNTLDARLSGSGSLNGRGLLAGSADVVVNGPGNAVVNVRGKSSPSRLLLVDRAGSHERRGE from the coding sequence ATGAAAAAACCGATCAAACACCCCATCGCCCTTTCCCTGTTCGTCCTCGGCCTGGGCGCCGCCAGCCTCGGCCAAGCCGCCAGCGACAACGACCTGGCCGACGAAAAGCGTACCGTCGCCGCCTTCAGCGCGATTGAGCTGTCCGGTCCTTACCGCGTGATCGTGCGCGCCCAGGGCGACAACTCGGTCGAACTGAAAGGCCAGCGCAAGCAGCTGGAACAGGTCGAAACCTTGGTCAGCGGCGACACCCTGATCGTGCGCCCCGTCAAGCGCAGCGGTTTTCATCTCCAGTTCGGCAAGGGGGCCGATCCGGTCACGGTGTATATCGGCGCGGCCAGCCTGCGCAGCCTGAAAGCGGGCGGCAGCGGCGATGTGAACCTGGAACAGTTCCAGGGCAACGCCCTGCGGCTGGACGTGAACGGCGCCGGCGACGTGAACGCTTCCGGCACGGTGCAGGATCTGACCGTGCATGGCAACGGCAGCGGCGATATCCGGATCGGCAACCTGCGCGTGGGCACGCTGAACCTGCAGCTTAACGGCGCGGGCGATGCGCACGCCGGCAGCGTCAGCCAGGATCTGAATGTGGAAATGCGCGGCTCGGGCGACCTGGAAGTCAGCGACGTGCGCACCAACCGCGTCAACGCCGTGCTCAACGGCCCCGGCGACCTGACGCTGCGCGGCCGCAGCCGCGAAATCCGCGCCAGCCTGTCCGGCTCGGGCGACCTGGAAGCCTGCACGCTGGCGGTGGAAAGCGTGACGGCCGTGCTGAAGAGCGCGGGCAATGCCTGCGTGGCCGGCAGCATCAAGAAATTCGACGCCGAAATCCACGGCTCCGGCGATCTGGAGGCACGCGGCTTGCAAGCGCAGACCAGCCGCGTGGTGATGAGCAGCGCGGGCAGCATGGAACTGTCGGGCAGCAGCGGCTCGCTGAATGCCGAAGTCAGCGGCTCGGGCAGCCTGAACGCCCAGTCCTTGCAAGTGGGCCGCGCCCTGACCCGCAACCGCGGACCGGGCAACATCCATCTGAGCAAGGTCAGCGATTCGCTGGAAGCCGAGGTACGCGGCTCGGGCGACCTGATCGCCAGCCCGGATTGCAGCAGCGCCAAAGTGACCATGAGCGGCCCCGGCGGCGTCACGCTGAACGGCCGGGTGAATACCCTGGATGCCCGCCTCAGCGGTTCGGGCAGCCTGAACGGGCGCGGCCTGCTGGCCGGCAGCGCCGATGTGGTGGTCAACGGTCCCGGCAACGCTGTCGTCAATGTGCGCGGCAAGAGCAGCCCGAGCCGCCTGCTGCTGGTGGACCGCGCCGGTTCGCATGAGCGGCGTGGCGAGTAA
- a CDS encoding BadF/BadG/BcrA/BcrD ATPase family protein, whose protein sequence is MIEFLIGVDGGGSGTRVRLARLDGATLAEGSSGPSGLLHGIKSAWASVEDAIAKAFAAAGLALPARGRIAVGLGLAGVHNHQWAANFVEANPGYGAVALETDAFTTVLGAHQGRPGVIIALGTGSVGEILQEDGTRREVGGWGFPAGDEASGAWIGLRAVNHIQQVIDGRAQASAFADAVIEACGGNRDRIQVWLANATQTNYAQLARLVLQHADSNATACAILTEAGQQVALIAEALDPSHKLPIALCGGLGEPMRPYLPAALLQRIVPPHGDSAEGGLRLIQQHLKE, encoded by the coding sequence ATGATCGAATTCTTAATCGGCGTCGATGGCGGCGGCAGCGGCACCCGTGTCCGCCTGGCGCGCCTCGACGGCGCCACCCTGGCGGAAGGCAGCAGCGGCCCCTCCGGCCTGCTGCACGGCATCAAGAGCGCCTGGGCCTCGGTGGAAGACGCTATCGCCAAGGCCTTCGCCGCCGCCGGCCTGGCGCTGCCCGCGCGCGGCCGGATCGCCGTCGGTCTGGGCTTGGCCGGGGTGCACAACCACCAGTGGGCCGCCAATTTCGTCGAGGCCAATCCCGGCTACGGCGCCGTGGCGCTGGAAACGGACGCTTTCACCACCGTGCTCGGCGCGCACCAGGGCCGGCCCGGCGTCATCATCGCGCTCGGCACCGGCAGCGTGGGCGAGATCCTGCAGGAAGACGGCACGCGGCGCGAAGTGGGCGGCTGGGGCTTCCCGGCCGGCGACGAAGCCAGCGGCGCCTGGATCGGCCTGCGCGCGGTCAACCATATCCAGCAAGTCATCGATGGCCGCGCCCAGGCCAGCGCCTTTGCCGACGCCGTGATCGAAGCTTGCGGCGGCAACCGCGACCGCATCCAGGTCTGGCTGGCGAATGCCACGCAAACCAATTACGCCCAGCTGGCGCGCCTGGTGCTGCAGCATGCGGACAGCAATGCCACGGCGTGCGCCATCCTGACCGAGGCCGGCCAGCAGGTCGCCCTGATCGCCGAGGCGCTCGACCCTTCGCACAAGCTGCCGATCGCACTATGCGGCGGCCTGGGCGAACCGATGCGCCCCTATCTGCCGGCCGCGCTGCTGCAGCGCATCGTTCCCCCGCATGGCGACTCGGCCGAAGGCGGCCTGCGCCTGATCCAACAACACCTAAAGGAGTAA
- a CDS encoding GntR family transcriptional regulator translates to MLAQLSDFRPDAHSDTPLYMQLANKLSDGIANGDWRANEALPSERVLSDMLSISRVTARKAIDMLCERGMLTRRRGSGTYITPKLEQPLSRLTSFSEELRQRGFTAGSRWIQREVGVAAPLELLSLGLSPNMPVARLKRLRTADDVVMAIETSTIPAMYMPNPHHVTDSLYGYLESNGTVPMRALQHIRAINANIEQAKLANIAPGTAMLHITRVSYLDNGAAVELTHSYCRSDYYEFVAESRR, encoded by the coding sequence TTGCTAGCTCAGTTGAGCGATTTCAGGCCGGACGCCCATAGCGACACGCCGCTGTATATGCAGCTGGCGAACAAGCTGTCGGACGGCATCGCCAATGGCGACTGGCGCGCCAATGAAGCCCTGCCCTCGGAGCGCGTGCTGTCGGACATGCTGTCCATCTCGCGCGTGACCGCGCGCAAGGCCATCGACATGCTGTGCGAGCGCGGCATGCTGACGCGCCGACGCGGTTCCGGCACCTATATCACGCCCAAGCTGGAGCAGCCGCTGTCGCGCCTGACCAGCTTCTCGGAAGAGCTGCGCCAGCGCGGCTTTACCGCCGGCTCGCGCTGGATCCAGCGCGAGGTGGGCGTGGCGGCGCCGCTGGAACTGCTGTCGCTGGGCTTGTCGCCGAACATGCCGGTGGCGCGCCTGAAGCGCCTGCGCACCGCCGACGATGTGGTGATGGCGATCGAGACCTCCACCATCCCCGCCATGTATATGCCGAATCCGCACCATGTGACCGATTCGCTGTACGGCTATCTGGAATCGAACGGCACGGTGCCGATGCGCGCCTTGCAGCACATCCGCGCCATCAACGCCAATATCGAACAGGCCAAGCTGGCCAATATCGCTCCCGGTACGGCCATGCTGCACATCACGCGCGTGAGTTATCTGGACAACGGCGCGGCAGTGGAGCTGACCCACTCCTACTGCCGCAGTGATTATTATGAATTTGTAGCGGAGTCGCGCAGATGA
- the nagA gene encoding N-acetylglucosamine-6-phosphate deacetylase, with translation MSDAIKGNILTPNGWVHGTVSFDQHIQDIQGAHVDPVANHDDYILPGFIDLHVHGGAGKDVMEGGDAVHAIAAIHARHGTTSLLATTMTAPPEDIDIALQAIGKAVKQRGKNEARVLGVHLEGPYINSGKLGAQPNFARAATLEEVQRLESLAPLRVITVAPEIAGHLALVRELADTGVRVQIGHTLGSYDDGVAALEHGAVGFTHLFNAMSGLHHREPGMVGAALAHAEYAELIPDLLHVHPGAIKTALRAIPRLYCVTDSTAATGMPDGEYMLGRHTVQKCMGGVRLPDGTLAGSTLTLDQALRNLVGLGLDLADASARVSTHAADYLGLQDRGRLARGAYADLVVLDRDLKLKAVIIEGERCDLNDA, from the coding sequence ATGAGCGATGCAATCAAAGGCAATATCCTGACCCCCAACGGCTGGGTGCATGGCACCGTGTCGTTCGACCAGCATATCCAGGACATCCAGGGCGCCCACGTGGACCCGGTGGCCAACCATGACGACTATATCCTGCCCGGCTTTATCGACCTGCACGTGCACGGCGGCGCCGGCAAGGACGTGATGGAAGGCGGCGACGCGGTGCATGCCATCGCCGCCATCCACGCCCGCCACGGCACCACCAGCCTGCTGGCCACCACCATGACGGCCCCGCCGGAAGACATCGACATCGCCCTGCAGGCGATCGGCAAGGCCGTCAAGCAGCGCGGCAAGAACGAAGCGCGCGTGCTCGGTGTGCACCTGGAAGGCCCGTACATCAACTCCGGCAAGCTGGGCGCGCAGCCGAACTTCGCGCGCGCCGCCACGCTGGAGGAAGTGCAGCGCCTGGAATCGCTGGCGCCGCTGCGCGTGATCACCGTGGCACCGGAAATCGCCGGCCACCTGGCACTGGTGCGCGAACTGGCCGATACCGGCGTGCGCGTGCAGATCGGCCATACGCTCGGTTCCTACGACGACGGCGTGGCCGCGCTGGAACATGGCGCGGTCGGCTTCACCCACCTTTTCAACGCGATGAGCGGCCTGCACCACCGTGAACCGGGCATGGTCGGCGCCGCGCTGGCCCACGCCGAGTACGCCGAGCTGATTCCCGACCTGCTGCACGTGCATCCGGGCGCCATCAAGACCGCGCTGCGCGCCATTCCGCGCCTGTACTGCGTGACCGACTCCACCGCCGCCACCGGCATGCCGGACGGCGAGTACATGCTGGGCCGCCACACCGTGCAGAAGTGCATGGGCGGCGTGCGCCTGCCGGACGGCACCCTGGCCGGCAGCACGCTGACGCTGGACCAGGCGCTGCGCAATCTGGTCGGCCTTGGCCTCGACCTGGCCGACGCCTCGGCCCGCGTTTCCACCCATGCCGCCGATTACCTCGGCTTGCAAGACCGCGGCCGCCTGGCACGCGGCGCCTACGCCGATCTGGTGGTACTGGATCGGGATTTGAAACTGAAAGCTGTGATTATCGAAGGAGAACGTTGTGACCTCAATGATGCTTAA
- a CDS encoding SIS domain-containing protein — protein sequence MMLKEALSAAECVANQLANDSDRYAELGRKLRSTPFSTALTVARGSSDHASNYIAYLIMARLGRVVASLPMSLVTLHKSPLITRDTLTIAVSQSGQSPDVVEPIRYFRDGGATTVALVNDIDSPLAQAAEWAMPLRAGKEQSVAATKSFITSLVAGARLVAQWQNDPELLAGLAALPEALQTATQADWTPALDVLAPAKNIMVVGRGISFPVALESALKFKETSALQAEAFSGAEIKHGPMALIEEGYPLLIFATRGPTQAGLLALADEMRGRGARVLLAAPDDVAQRDLTLPVAATPDLDPIVAIQAFYVMAAKLSAARGLDPDRPRHLSKVTKTN from the coding sequence ATGATGCTTAAAGAAGCCCTGTCTGCCGCCGAATGCGTCGCCAACCAGTTGGCGAACGATTCGGACCGCTATGCAGAGCTGGGTCGCAAGCTGAGGAGCACGCCCTTCTCCACCGCGCTGACCGTGGCGCGCGGCAGCTCGGACCATGCGTCCAACTACATCGCCTACCTGATCATGGCACGCCTGGGCCGCGTGGTCGCCTCGCTGCCGATGTCCCTGGTCACGCTGCACAAATCGCCGCTGATCACGCGCGACACGCTGACCATCGCCGTCTCCCAGTCCGGCCAAAGCCCGGACGTGGTGGAACCGATCCGCTACTTCCGCGACGGCGGCGCCACCACCGTGGCCCTGGTCAACGACATCGACTCGCCGCTGGCGCAGGCCGCCGAATGGGCCATGCCGCTGCGCGCCGGCAAAGAGCAGAGCGTGGCCGCCACCAAGAGCTTCATCACCTCCCTGGTCGCAGGTGCACGCCTGGTGGCGCAATGGCAGAACGACCCGGAACTGCTGGCCGGCCTGGCCGCGCTGCCGGAAGCCCTGCAAACGGCGACCCAGGCCGACTGGACGCCAGCCCTCGACGTGCTGGCTCCGGCCAAGAACATCATGGTCGTCGGACGCGGCATCAGCTTCCCGGTGGCGCTGGAATCGGCCCTGAAATTCAAGGAAACCTCGGCCCTGCAGGCGGAAGCCTTCAGCGGCGCGGAAATCAAGCACGGTCCGATGGCCCTGATCGAGGAAGGCTATCCGCTGCTGATCTTCGCCACCCGCGGTCCGACCCAGGCCGGCCTGCTGGCCCTGGCCGACGAGATGCGCGGCCGCGGCGCGCGCGTGCTGCTGGCCGCGCCGGACGATGTGGCGCAACGCGACCTGACCTTGCCGGTTGCCGCCACGCCGGACCTCGATCCTATCGTGGCGATCCAGGCCTTCTACGTGATGGCGGCCAAGCTGTCGGCTGCGCGCGGCCTGGACCCTGACCGTCCGCGCCACCTGAGCAAAGTCACCAAAACCAACTAA
- a CDS encoding ABC transporter substrate-binding protein: MKIKTMLSALMAMGCAAAVAAAPAQKIEFWTFSMKPKFTPYFDGIVKNYEAANPGVKVEWVDFPWDVIQTKLVTRIVAGTPPALVNLNVPWADEFARDGLLTPVDGLLNEEARGHYLPAALQDLNFGGKTYGFPMYSNVAVITYNTEIFKAAGITRAPRSLDEQLAFARQIAERTGKAGLCPALAKIDGLMMQQGLPVIANGRAVFNSPAHVALIRKLADTYKAGGLLKDSLFAEDNFPAAIAAYKGGRLGMLLAPPTAVKRIEADAKDIYAITDVAPAPLGPTGIADGGWLIHFAVPAGVDTKLLPAIGKFARYLSNDANQLEFARQASVYPAAAKAARDPFFMSVAPRAGAAEKAVAAGAVSMPHSRTLYVAGIPDYDELRRSLVKAVEAGVTGRQDIQQALDDAVAIWNKKLAKQRPSTASAIGMDQLLSDLVPGARVDSSWAVGEM, encoded by the coding sequence ATGAAGATCAAGACCATGCTGAGCGCATTGATGGCCATGGGCTGCGCCGCCGCCGTGGCGGCCGCACCCGCGCAGAAGATCGAATTCTGGACCTTCAGCATGAAGCCCAAGTTCACGCCCTACTTCGACGGCATCGTCAAAAACTACGAGGCCGCCAATCCGGGCGTGAAAGTGGAATGGGTCGACTTCCCCTGGGACGTGATCCAGACCAAGCTGGTGACGCGCATCGTGGCCGGCACGCCGCCGGCCCTGGTCAACCTGAATGTGCCCTGGGCCGACGAGTTTGCGCGCGACGGCCTGCTCACTCCCGTCGACGGCCTGCTCAACGAAGAAGCGCGCGGCCACTACCTGCCCGCGGCCCTGCAGGACTTGAACTTCGGCGGCAAGACCTATGGCTTCCCGATGTACAGCAATGTCGCCGTCATCACCTACAACACCGAAATATTCAAGGCGGCCGGCATCACGCGCGCCCCGCGCAGCCTGGACGAACAGCTCGCGTTCGCGCGCCAGATCGCCGAACGCACCGGCAAGGCAGGCCTATGTCCCGCCCTCGCCAAGATCGACGGCCTGATGATGCAGCAAGGCCTGCCGGTGATCGCCAATGGCCGTGCCGTCTTCAACTCGCCCGCGCACGTTGCCCTGATCCGCAAGCTGGCCGATACCTACAAGGCCGGCGGCCTGCTGAAAGACAGCCTGTTCGCCGAAGATAACTTCCCCGCCGCCATCGCCGCCTACAAGGGCGGCCGGCTCGGCATGCTGCTGGCGCCGCCGACCGCCGTCAAACGCATCGAAGCCGACGCCAAGGACATCTACGCCATCACCGACGTCGCCCCCGCGCCGCTGGGGCCGACCGGCATTGCCGACGGCGGCTGGCTGATCCACTTCGCCGTCCCCGCCGGTGTGGATACCAAGCTGCTGCCCGCCATCGGCAAATTCGCCCGCTATCTCAGCAACGACGCCAACCAGCTCGAATTCGCGCGCCAAGCCAGCGTGTATCCCGCCGCCGCCAAAGCCGCGCGCGATCCCTTCTTCATGAGCGTAGCGCCGCGCGCCGGCGCCGCCGAAAAAGCCGTTGCCGCCGGCGCGGTATCGATGCCCCACTCGCGCACCTTGTATGTGGCCGGCATTCCCGACTACGATGAGCTGCGCCGTTCCCTGGTCAAAGCCGTCGAAGCCGGCGTCACCGGCCGCCAGGACATCCAGCAAGCCCTCGACGACGCCGTCGCCATCTGGAACAAAAAACTCGCCAAGCAGCGCCCTTCCACGGCCTCGGCAATTGGCATGGATCAGCTCTTGTCCGATTTGGTGCCAGGCGCCAGGGTGGATTCGAGCTGGGCTGTGGGGGAAATGTGA
- a CDS encoding carbohydrate ABC transporter permease codes for MRRQNLQAWLFLAPALVLLAAFSFWPVGYGSYLAFTDFSLIRPTRWVGLENFEYIFDNEMFVTGLKNSLLFLLMVPFVQVGAIALAVLVNNRLPGIRLFRAAYYVPVVTTVSVVGIMWGFMFHEQGTLNYVLTTLRLVNAPVGWLSDDTLALFCIMFVTLWRGLGWYMVMYLAALQSVPADMQEAAILDGANRWQRFWKITIPMLRPTIMVCSILSVLAALKAYQEVDVLTQGGPMNSTFTALYYAYDQGLKHLKLPRALAASFVVSAFCVGIAVLCLRYLKPKHR; via the coding sequence ATGCGGCGCCAGAATTTGCAGGCTTGGCTGTTCCTCGCGCCGGCGCTGGTGTTGCTGGCGGCGTTTTCGTTTTGGCCGGTGGGCTATGGCTCGTACCTGGCCTTTACCGACTTTAGCCTGATCCGGCCGACGCGATGGGTGGGACTGGAGAATTTCGAGTACATCTTCGACAACGAGATGTTCGTCACGGGCCTGAAAAATTCGCTGCTGTTCCTGCTGATGGTGCCTTTCGTGCAGGTCGGGGCGATTGCGCTGGCGGTGCTGGTGAATAACCGCCTGCCGGGCATCCGCCTGTTCCGCGCGGCCTATTACGTGCCTGTGGTGACGACGGTATCCGTGGTCGGCATCATGTGGGGCTTCATGTTCCATGAACAGGGTACGCTGAATTACGTGCTGACCACCCTGCGCCTGGTGAACGCACCGGTGGGCTGGCTGTCGGACGATACGCTGGCCCTGTTCTGCATCATGTTCGTAACGCTGTGGCGCGGCCTGGGCTGGTATATGGTGATGTATCTGGCTGCCTTGCAGTCCGTGCCTGCCGATATGCAGGAAGCGGCGATCCTCGATGGCGCCAACCGCTGGCAGCGTTTCTGGAAGATCACCATTCCCATGCTGCGTCCCACCATCATGGTCTGCTCCATCCTGTCGGTGCTGGCCGCGCTGAAGGCGTACCAGGAGGTCGACGTGCTGACCCAGGGCGGGCCGATGAACTCCACCTTCACCGCCCTGTACTACGCCTATGACCAGGGCCTCAAGCACCTGAAGCTGCCGCGCGCGCTGGCCGCCAGCTTCGTCGTCTCCGCATTCTGCGTCGGCATCGCCGTGCTGTGCCTGCGCTATTTGAAGCCTAAGCACCGCTGA
- a CDS encoding carbohydrate ABC transporter permease: MKTRTFQAAGHYLLLCAIALVCVFPFWWTLVTALSTEGNIFAFPPTFWPKSPSLANFEEVFRVIPILSFFKNSVLIAAFTVFWKLVLCSLAAYPLARMQFRGRRLVFGLILATLVLPSEVNFLVNFITVTKLSLVDTYAGVILPNVVTAVAILLLKQAFEEVPQDLIDAARVDGASEWIIFSRIMLPLITPWLATVGILTAVEAWNEYIWPSIVMSKPDEFPLSVGVLYLRGTFGSSTRVIAAGTVLTILPTLAAFLFTQRFFMRGMDGAVK, from the coding sequence ATGAAAACGCGCACCTTCCAGGCCGCCGGCCATTATCTTCTGCTGTGCGCGATCGCGCTGGTCTGCGTCTTCCCGTTCTGGTGGACGCTGGTGACGGCGCTTTCCACCGAGGGCAATATCTTCGCCTTCCCGCCCACCTTCTGGCCGAAGTCGCCCTCGCTGGCGAATTTCGAGGAGGTGTTCCGCGTGATTCCGATCCTGTCCTTCTTCAAGAATTCCGTGCTGATCGCCGCCTTCACCGTGTTCTGGAAGCTGGTGCTGTGCTCCCTGGCCGCCTATCCGCTGGCGCGCATGCAGTTCCGCGGCCGCCGCCTGGTGTTCGGCCTGATTCTGGCGACGCTGGTGCTGCCGTCCGAGGTGAACTTCCTGGTCAACTTCATCACGGTGACGAAACTGAGCCTGGTCGATACCTATGCCGGCGTGATCCTGCCGAATGTGGTGACGGCGGTCGCCATCCTGCTGCTGAAGCAGGCTTTCGAGGAAGTGCCGCAGGATCTGATCGACGCCGCGCGCGTCGACGGCGCTTCGGAATGGATCATCTTCAGCCGCATCATGCTGCCCCTGATTACGCCCTGGCTGGCGACGGTGGGCATCCTGACGGCGGTGGAGGCCTGGAACGAATATATCTGGCCATCCATCGTGATGAGCAAGCCGGACGAATTCCCGCTGTCGGTGGGCGTGCTGTATTTGCGCGGCACCTTCGGCAGCAGCACGCGCGTGATCGCCGCCGGCACGGTGCTCACCATCCTGCCGACGCTGGCAGCCTTCCTGTTCACACAAAGATTCTTCATGCGCGGCATGGACGGGGCCGTGAAATAA
- a CDS encoding MFS transporter yields MDNRTSKGRSPLTWIPTLYFAQGLPYFAVALIAGMMLKSMGVPNDDIAHWTAYIGAAWVFKPLWSPFLELASSKKLIVVSFQLIGGVCLGLVALALHLPAWMVISIVCLGLVAIASATHDIACDGCYIASLTEKQQAQYAGWTGTFFNAGRFISLGGLVILAGYLEKTQGVVPAWTVIFLILSATMITLGLYHSWALPLAPNPITDNHTVAGVARTLKDVIIAYFKKPGIWVSILFIILFRAGEAQVQTIGPLFLREARNLGGLGLSTAEVGAVYGTTGTIAFIVGSVAGGYFTSWLSLKRAILFLILAMNLPNLVFYFLSTTLPTDLTTIGIALGLEMFGYGFGFVGLILYMMQVVAPGKYQTAHYAFSTGIMQLGFVLFKWISGDIQVALGYQKFFLWVLVSAVPVAILSQLIPMNSREKNVTEAPQQQAAAAS; encoded by the coding sequence ATGGACAACCGTACATCCAAAGGCCGCAGCCCGCTGACCTGGATACCCACCCTGTATTTCGCGCAGGGTCTGCCCTACTTCGCGGTGGCGCTGATCGCCGGCATGATGTTGAAGAGCATGGGCGTGCCGAACGACGATATCGCACACTGGACCGCCTATATCGGCGCGGCCTGGGTCTTCAAGCCCTTGTGGAGCCCCTTCCTCGAACTGGCCAGCAGCAAGAAGCTGATCGTGGTCAGCTTCCAGCTGATCGGCGGCGTCTGTCTCGGCCTGGTGGCGCTGGCCCTGCACCTGCCGGCATGGATGGTGATCAGCATCGTCTGCCTTGGCCTGGTGGCGATCGCCTCGGCCACCCACGATATCGCCTGCGACGGCTGCTACATCGCCAGCCTGACCGAGAAGCAGCAGGCGCAGTACGCCGGCTGGACCGGCACCTTCTTCAACGCCGGCCGCTTCATTTCGCTGGGCGGCCTGGTGATCCTGGCCGGCTACCTGGAAAAGACCCAGGGCGTGGTGCCGGCATGGACCGTGATCTTCCTGATCCTGTCGGCCACCATGATCACGCTCGGCCTGTACCACAGCTGGGCGCTGCCGCTGGCGCCCAATCCGATCACCGACAACCATACGGTGGCCGGTGTGGCGCGCACGCTGAAGGACGTCATCATCGCCTACTTCAAGAAACCGGGCATCTGGGTCTCCATCCTCTTCATCATCCTGTTCCGCGCCGGCGAAGCGCAGGTGCAGACCATCGGCCCGCTGTTCCTGCGCGAAGCGCGCAATCTGGGCGGCCTGGGCCTGAGCACGGCCGAAGTGGGCGCCGTGTACGGCACCACCGGCACCATCGCCTTCATCGTCGGCAGCGTGGCCGGCGGCTACTTCACGTCCTGGCTTAGCCTGAAGCGCGCTATTCTCTTCCTGATCCTGGCGATGAATCTGCCGAACCTGGTGTTCTACTTCCTGTCCACCACCCTGCCGACCGACCTGACCACCATCGGCATCGCGCTCGGCCTGGAAATGTTCGGCTATGGCTTCGGCTTCGTCGGCCTGATCCTGTACATGATGCAGGTGGTCGCACCGGGCAAATACCAGACCGCCCACTATGCTTTCTCGACCGGCATCATGCAGCTCGGCTTCGTGCTGTTCAAATGGATCAGCGGCGATATCCAGGTGGCGCTCGGCTATCAGAAATTCTTCCTCTGGGTTCTGGTCAGCGCCGTGCCGGTGGCCATCCTGTCGCAGCTGATTCCGATGAACTCGCGGGAGAAAAACGTAACGGAAGCGCCGCAGCAGCAGGCCGCCGCCGCGAGCTGA